One Halalkalicoccus tibetensis genomic region harbors:
- a CDS encoding transposase: MADDYVRRTAITRLSVDGKQRDLLEDTIAEWKRGCQIATDLAWGRCNTKSDVQPLAYDSVREDTDLGSQHAILATHQAAQAITGCIERQSKGKKVSKPTFTAPTVKYDTRTMTVFDDDTVSLSTTESRVRCPLDLPDADDGYQRQYLDSDEWSVTESTLTARDGEFFLHIGFRRYKNDTERNTAEDGTVLGIDLGIENLAVTSTAYFLSGRELTHDLREFEKVRAGLQQTGTRSAHRTLVQSSGRELRYVRDVLHRASNALIDEALRYDCDVIAFENLTHIRDRTGASWGHKWAFRTLYEYVEYKAESVGISVKQVGSAYTSQRCAECGFTADENRPSRNDFRCAKCGSGANADYNAAKNIGMRYVRRGQQSSRRTGDSQLALKSGTVTPNAGFTGYPDGFEAEFTDKLHPQHAEGV, from the coding sequence GTGGCAGACGACTACGTGCGTCGGACGGCAATCACCCGCCTCTCAGTAGATGGTAAGCAACGCGACTTACTCGAAGACACCATCGCCGAGTGGAAACGGGGCTGCCAAATCGCCACAGACCTCGCGTGGGGACGGTGCAACACCAAGAGTGACGTGCAACCCCTCGCCTACGATTCTGTGCGCGAAGATACCGACCTCGGTAGTCAGCACGCGATTCTCGCCACCCACCAAGCTGCACAAGCCATCACCGGCTGTATCGAACGCCAGTCGAAGGGTAAGAAGGTCAGCAAGCCAACGTTCACCGCTCCGACCGTGAAGTACGATACGCGGACGATGACGGTGTTCGATGACGATACCGTGTCCCTCTCTACAACGGAGAGTCGGGTCCGGTGTCCACTCGACCTTCCTGACGCCGACGATGGCTACCAGCGACAGTATCTCGACTCGGACGAATGGAGTGTTACGGAAAGTACGCTTACCGCCCGCGACGGCGAGTTCTTCTTGCATATCGGCTTCCGCCGGTACAAGAACGATACCGAACGGAACACCGCCGAGGACGGAACGGTCCTCGGGATTGACCTCGGTATCGAAAACCTCGCCGTCACCAGCACCGCCTACTTCCTCAGCGGACGAGAGCTAACCCACGACCTCCGTGAGTTCGAGAAGGTACGCGCCGGGTTGCAACAGACCGGAACTCGAAGCGCCCACCGGACGCTCGTACAGTCGAGTGGTCGGGAACTTCGCTACGTCCGCGACGTTCTCCACCGAGCGTCGAACGCGCTGATAGACGAAGCACTCCGCTACGACTGCGACGTAATTGCGTTCGAGAACCTAACCCACATCCGCGACCGAACCGGTGCATCGTGGGGTCACAAGTGGGCGTTCCGAACACTCTACGAATACGTCGAGTACAAAGCCGAATCGGTCGGTATCTCGGTGAAGCAAGTCGGGTCGGCGTACACGTCCCAACGATGTGCCGAGTGTGGATTCACGGCAGACGAGAATCGACCGTCGCGTAACGACTTCCGGTGCGCGAAGTGCGGGTCGGGAGCGAACGCGGACTACAACGCGGCGAAGAACATCGGTATGCGGTACGTCCGTCGAGGCCAACAGTCGTCTCGGCGGACGGGTGACAGTCAGCTCGCCCTAAAGTCTGGAACGGTGACGCCGAACGCCGGATTTACCGGCTACCCTGATGGGTTCGAGGCCGAGTTCACGGACAAGCTCCACCCTCAACACGCCGAAGGCGTGTAG
- a CDS encoding antitoxin VapB family protein — protein sequence MGTKTIGIREEVYERLKARKREDESFTDLMNRILDDTTVDWREGFGTLSEGEADELEQIVEDSRDQTSDGLSARQQEALDEFADLEADDETA from the coding sequence ATGGGAACAAAAACCATCGGGATTCGAGAGGAGGTGTATGAGCGATTAAAAGCCCGAAAACGAGAGGATGAGAGCTTTACGGACCTCATGAACCGCATATTAGATGACACGACTGTCGATTGGCGCGAGGGATTTGGAACACTCTCCGAAGGAGAAGCCGACGAACTCGAACAAATCGTTGAGGACTCCCGTGACCAAACGAGTGACGGGCTTTCCGCACGGCAACAAGAGGCCCTCGATGAGTTCGCGGATCTAGAGGCAGACGATGAAACTGCTTGA
- a CDS encoding PIN domain-containing protein produces MKLLDTTFLIHYWAGWEAVGDYLKTHEEEEFVTTTLNIKEIAVGREIQGKLNPVEIQSKFEWTTILPFQVEHAVIAGQLEAELHRDENVNQDKINSLFGDLLIAAVAKEVDATVVTQNTDDFQTFDGVSVDTY; encoded by the coding sequence ATGAAACTGCTTGATACAACGTTTCTCATCCATTATTGGGCGGGATGGGAGGCGGTTGGGGACTATCTTAAAACGCATGAGGAAGAGGAATTCGTAACGACGACACTGAACATCAAAGAAATTGCCGTCGGGCGGGAGATTCAAGGAAAGCTCAACCCAGTTGAGATCCAGTCGAAATTCGAGTGGACGACTATCCTCCCGTTTCAGGTGGAACACGCCGTTATTGCTGGTCAGTTAGAAGCGGAACTTCACCGGGATGAGAATGTGAACCAGGACAAAATAAATTCCCTTTTTGGAGATTTATTGATTGCCGCCGTTGCTAAAGAGGTAGACGCAACAGTTGTCACGCAAAACACGGACGACTTCCAAACATTCGATGGGGTGTCTGTAGATACGTATTAG
- the aglF gene encoding UTP--glucose-1-phosphate uridylyltransferase AglF has product MKAVVLAAGKGTRLQPLTEDKPKAMVEVDGQPLVAHCFDQLADLGAEEFVVVVGHMKEHIIDHFGDSYEGIPITYTHQREQLGLAHALLTVEEHIDDDFMLMLGDNVFQSNLEDIVRRQQEERTDAAFLVEEVPWEEASRYGVCNTNDYGEVIGVVEKPDDPPTNLVMTGFYTFSPEIFHACHLVQPSDRGEYEISEAIDLLIQSGRTIDAIGLDGWRIDVGYPEDRDEAEHRLQDELGAEATAD; this is encoded by the coding sequence ATGAAAGCCGTTGTACTAGCTGCTGGAAAAGGAACTCGTCTGCAGCCACTCACCGAGGACAAACCGAAAGCGATGGTTGAGGTCGATGGACAGCCGCTCGTCGCGCATTGTTTCGACCAGCTCGCTGATCTAGGTGCTGAAGAGTTCGTCGTCGTCGTCGGTCACATGAAAGAACACATCATTGACCACTTCGGCGACAGTTACGAAGGGATCCCGATCACCTACACCCATCAGCGCGAACAGTTGGGACTCGCCCATGCGCTGTTAACAGTCGAGGAGCACATCGACGACGACTTCATGCTGATGCTGGGAGATAACGTCTTTCAATCGAACCTGGAGGATATCGTTCGCCGACAGCAGGAAGAACGCACCGATGCTGCCTTCCTCGTCGAGGAAGTGCCGTGGGAGGAAGCCTCTCGGTACGGTGTCTGCAATACCAACGATTATGGCGAGGTCATAGGGGTGGTTGAGAAGCCCGACGATCCGCCGACAAATCTCGTCATGACCGGCTTCTACACGTTCAGTCCGGAGATATTCCATGCTTGTCACCTCGTTCAACCCTCGGATCGAGGGGAGTACGAGATCAGCGAGGCGATCGACCTCCTCATTCAGTCAGGCCGGACAATCGATGCGATTGGGCTCGATGGCTGGCGGATCGACGTCGGTTACCCGGAAGACCGTGACGAGGCCGAACACCGTCTACAGGACGAGCTGGGAGCGGAAGCCACAGCGGACTAA